The Paenibacillus sophorae genome has a segment encoding these proteins:
- a CDS encoding alpha/beta fold hydrolase: protein MPYCQTGKAELYYEDWGEGRPIVMIHGYSPDHRLMSGCMEPVFRGRKGWRRLYIDLPGMGRSRNYQDIGSSDEMLEAVLAFLDAVLPGENYCLVGESYGGYMVRGIIADRPEQVDGVALICPMIIPEKKGRKLPAHSVVHTDANFVEKLTKEQRDDFSSIGVVLDEYTWNRYNEEILSGCRLADEDFLAAIKARYGFSFPVDQDEFHKPGLFVEGRQDSMTGYIDAFSILNKYTRTSFAVLDRAGHNLQIEQPGLFNALMQEWLDRVEEDGIK, encoded by the coding sequence ATGCCATACTGTCAAACCGGAAAAGCGGAGCTTTATTATGAGGATTGGGGCGAGGGAAGGCCGATTGTGATGATCCACGGATACAGTCCCGACCATCGGCTGATGAGCGGTTGTATGGAGCCTGTATTTAGGGGAAGAAAAGGCTGGAGACGGTTGTACATTGATCTGCCGGGTATGGGAAGGTCACGTAATTATCAGGATATCGGCAGCTCGGACGAGATGCTCGAAGCGGTCCTGGCTTTTCTGGATGCCGTGCTTCCGGGTGAGAACTATTGTCTGGTTGGGGAATCTTATGGCGGCTATATGGTTAGGGGAATCATTGCAGATCGTCCGGAACAAGTGGATGGCGTAGCTTTGATTTGTCCGATGATTATACCGGAGAAAAAGGGCAGGAAGCTTCCCGCACATTCCGTTGTTCATACGGACGCGAATTTTGTGGAAAAGCTTACAAAAGAACAACGGGACGATTTCAGTTCAATCGGAGTCGTCCTTGATGAATATACCTGGAATCGCTACAACGAGGAGATTTTATCGGGCTGCCGATTGGCCGACGAAGATTTTCTGGCTGCGATCAAAGCCCGGTATGGCTTTTCATTCCCGGTGGATCAGGACGAATTTCATAAACCGGGACTCTTTGTCGAAGGAAGGCAGGATTCCATGACGGGCTACATAGATGCTTTTTCCATCCTGAACAAATATACCAGGACTTCATTTGCGGTGCTGGACAGAGCGGGTCATAACCTGCAAATCGAGCAGCCGGGGCTGTTCAACGCCTTGATGCAGGAATGGCTGGACAGGGTGGAAGAGGACGGGATAAAGTAA
- a CDS encoding LysR family transcriptional regulator: MDIDNIRAFVTVAELKSLSAAASRMNHLQSNMTAKIKKLEAHYRQQLFIRSARGMELTEEGIKLYRQYKKLLVLWEETEQAMNRREAKLRLGTMQSVISGEITLALTNLYEKYPDLSVTLKTGTTEKMEQELIQGNIDLAYTIGKTASSQLTYRKIGTEELVLIGRKAAEGASLEYCLQKENRIILSEDCLYTSILEQLYSVYGFQKGNAIEVGVLETLLQFARLGMGISVISKRIAQQYKLNHFVQLPPEYRYIDKYIVTRLNYELSPLERQFIETSHFL; encoded by the coding sequence ATGGACATCGATAATATCCGAGCTTTCGTTACGGTAGCTGAATTAAAAAGCCTCTCTGCCGCCGCCTCTAGAATGAATCATCTTCAATCCAATATGACGGCCAAAATCAAAAAGCTGGAGGCACACTATCGGCAGCAATTATTTATACGCAGCGCAAGAGGGATGGAATTAACGGAGGAAGGAATTAAACTGTACCGTCAGTACAAAAAGCTGCTGGTACTTTGGGAAGAAACAGAGCAAGCGATGAACCGGCGAGAGGCCAAGCTTCGGCTCGGTACCATGCAATCCGTCATCAGCGGAGAGATAACTTTGGCGCTCACGAATCTATATGAAAAATATCCTGATCTTTCAGTAACGCTAAAAACCGGAACAACGGAAAAAATGGAACAGGAACTGATTCAAGGCAATATCGACCTGGCTTATACCATCGGAAAAACCGCTTCCTCGCAGCTTACTTACCGCAAAATCGGGACAGAGGAATTGGTTCTGATCGGAAGAAAGGCAGCAGAAGGCGCAAGTCTGGAGTACTGTCTACAAAAGGAGAATCGGATCATTCTGTCCGAAGACTGCTTGTACACTTCGATTCTGGAGCAATTATATTCGGTTTATGGCTTTCAGAAGGGCAATGCAATCGAGGTTGGCGTGCTGGAGACGCTGCTTCAATTTGCCCGGTTGGGCATGGGAATTTCCGTGATTTCCAAGCGCATTGCGCAGCAATATAAGCTAAATCATTTTGTGCAGCTTCCACCGGAGTACCGGTACATCGACAAATATATCGTTACCCGTTTGAACTATGAGCTTTCGCCACTGGAGAGGCAGTTTATCGAAACCAGTCATTTCTTGTAA
- the odhB gene encoding 2-oxoglutarate dehydrogenase complex dihydrolipoyllysine-residue succinyltransferase, with amino-acid sequence MSEIKVPDLGESITEGTIYKWIVKEGDHVGQGDVLAELETDKVNLEISAEESGVISAILRRDGDNVAVGEVIGLIGSAGSGGAEEASAADSGKPAAPEAPAASPAAQQPAAQPAGTLAAAPEGPAAESGAAYLATPGARKLARERGIDLGEVGARDPIGRIGQADVKTFGAAAAPAAPKPAAPTQGAPAGGTPPEAKAADGKETERKRMSRRRLTIASRLVEAQHTAAMLTTFNEVDMTAILDIRKRRKDNFKEKHDIGLGFMSFFTKAVVGALKAYPLLNAEIDGEDLIIKKYYDIGIAVSAKEGLVVPVVREADRLSFPQIERQIAELAAKARANTLALSDLQGGTFTITNGGVFGSLLSTPILNAPQVGILGMHKIQLRPIAIDEVTTVNKPMMYIALSYDHRIVDGAEAVSFLVKVKELLEDPEALLLEG; translated from the coding sequence GTGTCCGAAATTAAAGTGCCCGATCTGGGCGAATCCATTACCGAAGGAACGATCTACAAGTGGATCGTAAAAGAAGGCGACCATGTCGGCCAGGGGGATGTGCTGGCAGAGCTTGAGACGGATAAGGTAAACCTGGAAATCAGCGCGGAGGAGAGCGGCGTCATTTCCGCCATCTTGCGCAGAGACGGAGACAATGTCGCGGTCGGCGAAGTGATCGGCTTGATCGGCAGCGCTGGAAGCGGCGGAGCCGAAGAGGCTTCGGCAGCGGACAGCGGCAAGCCAGCCGCGCCGGAAGCGCCTGCGGCTTCGCCGGCGGCGCAGCAGCCGGCAGCGCAGCCAGCCGGGACCCTGGCGGCCGCCCCGGAGGGCCCGGCCGCCGAGAGCGGCGCCGCGTACCTGGCTACGCCGGGTGCGCGCAAGCTCGCGCGCGAGCGCGGCATCGACCTCGGCGAGGTCGGCGCGCGCGATCCCATCGGCCGGATTGGCCAGGCCGATGTGAAGACCTTCGGCGCAGCAGCGGCGCCCGCTGCGCCGAAGCCGGCCGCGCCCACGCAGGGCGCACCGGCCGGCGGCACGCCGCCTGAGGCCAAGGCGGCGGACGGCAAGGAGACCGAGCGCAAGCGCATGTCGCGCAGACGGTTGACGATTGCAAGCCGCCTCGTGGAGGCGCAGCATACGGCGGCCATGCTGACCACCTTCAACGAGGTGGACATGACCGCGATCCTCGATATCCGCAAGCGGCGCAAGGATAACTTCAAGGAGAAGCATGACATCGGCCTCGGCTTCATGTCCTTCTTCACCAAAGCGGTGGTCGGCGCGCTTAAGGCGTATCCGCTGCTCAATGCCGAGATTGACGGCGAGGACCTCATCATCAAGAAGTATTATGATATCGGCATCGCCGTGTCCGCCAAGGAAGGACTGGTCGTGCCAGTGGTGAGGGAGGCCGACCGGCTCAGCTTCCCGCAGATCGAGCGGCAGATCGCCGAGCTCGCCGCCAAAGCCCGTGCCAACACGCTCGCCCTCTCCGATCTTCAGGGCGGCACCTTCACGATTACCAACGGCGGCGTATTTGGTTCCCTGCTGTCGACACCGATCCTGAATGCTCCGCAGGTCGGCATTCTGGGCATGCACAAAATCCAGCTCCGCCCGATCGCCATCGACGAAGTAACGACCGTTAACAAGCCGATGATGTACATCGCCCTGTCCTACGATCACCGGATCGTTGACGGAGCCGAAGCGGTAAGCTTCCTTGTCAAGGTCAAAGAACTGCTGGAGGACCCTGAAGCGCTGCTGCTGGAAGGCTAA
- a CDS encoding Gfo/Idh/MocA family protein has product MSNERIRTGIIGGSLNHQWASQTHIPALRNSPVHQITAIATSKMESALQSAAALDVPLAFAGHKELSQSAEVELVVVSIRVPFHYEAVKTAILAGKNVYCEWPLAATTSQAEELAELADQAGIHHAIGLQARLDNAVLEAKRRIESGEIGRILSCTMQVSTQGKGGVTDRKGAYLLMEENGATLLTINGGHSLDVLCYLLGDFKELSAAMNSNYLQAVFTDTGEPAAKNTADQIMIHGTLKSAASVSVHIQGGAYPGFTMDIQGEKGVIRLRQQSSVGHVQFGNLQLQQAVYAPGSSAASSMDDFITVLPEKEETRSPVQNVLKAHTVLARDILDHTFQSANFHDALRLHRLLDTIRQAASTGQRLKLS; this is encoded by the coding sequence ATGAGTAATGAACGTATTCGAACGGGCATCATCGGCGGCTCGCTCAATCATCAATGGGCAAGCCAGACACATATTCCTGCGCTTAGGAATAGCCCCGTGCATCAAATTACCGCTATTGCTACTTCCAAAATGGAGAGCGCCTTACAGAGCGCCGCGGCCTTGGATGTCCCTCTTGCTTTTGCAGGACATAAAGAGCTAAGCCAATCCGCTGAGGTGGAATTGGTTGTAGTGAGCATCCGGGTTCCTTTCCATTATGAAGCGGTGAAGACCGCTATTCTGGCCGGAAAGAATGTATACTGTGAGTGGCCTTTGGCAGCTACCACCAGTCAAGCCGAAGAATTGGCCGAGCTTGCCGACCAGGCCGGGATTCATCATGCGATTGGTCTTCAGGCACGGCTTGACAATGCGGTACTTGAAGCAAAGAGGAGAATTGAAAGCGGCGAAATAGGCAGGATTCTATCCTGCACCATGCAAGTATCCACTCAAGGCAAAGGCGGTGTGACGGACCGAAAGGGTGCATACCTGTTGATGGAGGAAAATGGCGCTACGCTGCTCACGATTAATGGGGGGCATTCTCTGGACGTTCTGTGTTATCTTTTGGGTGATTTCAAGGAATTGTCTGCTGCAATGAACAGTAACTATTTACAAGCCGTTTTTACGGATACAGGAGAACCAGCAGCTAAGAATACAGCGGATCAGATTATGATTCACGGGACATTGAAAAGCGCGGCATCGGTTTCCGTCCATATTCAAGGAGGCGCCTATCCGGGGTTCACTATGGATATCCAGGGTGAGAAAGGAGTTATCCGGCTGCGGCAGCAGTCTTCAGTGGGACATGTGCAGTTTGGAAATTTGCAGCTTCAGCAGGCGGTGTATGCACCCGGCAGCTCGGCAGCAAGCAGCATGGATGACTTTATAACCGTTCTCCCTGAGAAAGAGGAGACCAGGTCCCCCGTGCAAAATGTTCTAAAGGCTCACACAGTACTTGCCAGGGATATTCTTGATCATACCTTTCAATCAGCAAATTTTCATGATGCGCTACGGCTCCATCGGCTATTGGACACCATCAGGCAAGCAGCATCCACGGGACAACGGCTGAAGCTGAGCTGA
- a CDS encoding aldehyde dehydrogenase has translation MVSYGRLIDRQRSFFASEATKELSYRIDALRRLKAGIQKHERQLINALKADLNKSEFEAYSTEIGIVLEEISFTLRHLRAWAKPRKVKTPITHFGTRGYIYSEPYGSALILAPWNYPFQLAAAPLIGAIAAGNCAVLKPSELTPRTSETIGEIIRTSFQEDYISVVQGGIETSEALLAEKFDYIFFTGSVPVGKIVMIAAAKHLTPVTLELGGKSPCIVHEDANLKLAARRIAWGKFMNAGQTCVAPDYIYVHQSVKDRFLSELESAVKELYGERPLLNPDYTRIVGRKHFDRLGAFLGNGTLAFGGGTDPERLTIEPTVLTDIGWEDPVMQEEIFGPVLPVLEYRHLSEAISRIRNQPRPLALYLFTESNSVQEEVRESVSFGGGCINDTVYHIVSPYLPFGGVGSSGMGAYHGQASFDTFSHSKSVMKQTTWFDLPFRYPNRKNGLKSIKRFLK, from the coding sequence ATGGTGAGCTATGGAAGGCTGATCGACAGACAACGATCTTTTTTTGCGAGCGAGGCAACAAAAGAATTAAGCTATCGGATCGACGCGCTTCGCCGTCTTAAAGCAGGCATACAGAAGCATGAAAGACAGCTGATCAATGCTTTAAAAGCGGATCTGAACAAATCCGAATTCGAAGCTTACTCGACGGAAATTGGAATTGTTCTTGAGGAAATCAGCTTTACGCTGAGGCATTTGCGGGCATGGGCCAAGCCTCGTAAGGTAAAGACGCCGATCACTCATTTTGGCACCAGGGGGTACATTTATTCCGAGCCGTACGGCTCGGCCTTGATCCTCGCTCCCTGGAATTATCCGTTTCAATTGGCCGCCGCTCCATTGATCGGCGCAATCGCGGCAGGAAACTGCGCGGTCCTGAAGCCGTCGGAATTAACCCCGAGGACTTCGGAGACAATCGGAGAGATCATCCGTACAAGCTTTCAGGAAGACTATATTTCTGTCGTTCAGGGCGGTATTGAAACGAGCGAGGCGCTGCTTGCGGAGAAGTTCGACTATATCTTCTTTACCGGGAGCGTTCCGGTCGGGAAGATCGTCATGATCGCTGCCGCAAAGCATCTGACGCCGGTGACCCTGGAGCTTGGGGGGAAAAGCCCTTGCATCGTTCATGAAGACGCCAATCTTAAGCTGGCCGCGAGGCGCATTGCTTGGGGGAAGTTCATGAACGCCGGACAAACCTGCGTAGCGCCGGATTATATCTACGTCCATCAAAGCGTTAAAGACCGTTTTCTGAGTGAGCTGGAAAGCGCGGTAAAGGAATTGTACGGGGAACGGCCTCTGCTGAATCCGGACTACACGCGGATTGTCGGCAGGAAGCATTTTGACCGGCTTGGGGCGTTTCTGGGGAATGGAACACTGGCATTCGGCGGAGGAACGGACCCAGAGAGATTAACCATCGAACCAACCGTTCTAACGGACATTGGCTGGGAAGATCCAGTGATGCAGGAGGAGATTTTCGGGCCTGTCCTACCGGTGCTGGAATACCGCCATCTGTCCGAGGCGATTTCCAGGATACGCAACCAGCCGCGGCCGCTTGCACTGTATTTATTCACGGAAAGCAACAGCGTGCAGGAGGAAGTGCGGGAGAGCGTTTCTTTCGGCGGAGGCTGCATCAATGATACCGTATATCATATCGTTTCGCCGTACCTGCCTTTTGGCGGAGTAGGGAGCAGCGGGATGGGGGCATATCATGGGCAAGCGAGCTTCGATACGTTCTCGCACAGCAAGAGTGTTATGAAGCAGACGACATGGTTCGATCTCCCGTTCCGGTACCCGAACCGGAAGAACGGGCTTAAGAGCATCAAGCGGTTCTTGAAATGA